The proteins below come from a single Gemmatimonadales bacterium genomic window:
- a CDS encoding serine/threonine-protein kinase codes for MKTCPVCGKEYPDTSKFCPVDGSTLRAASPTADLVGQVVADRYAIIKKLGEGGMGAVYLGEHVKMGRKSAIKVMNPSMAADPDAISRFNREASNASRISHPNVCQIYDFGETPEGIIYLAMEFIQGAALTDIIEREGALPPPRAVRILRQSADALAAAHDLGIVHRDLKPDNIMIVQGRDGADIVKVVDFGIAKAVAGDEAGQKVTKTGLVVGTPEYMSPEQLSGDKLDGRSDIYSLGLVFYRMLTGVLPFQADSAQETMIKRLTDEPMPLADARPDIAFPPKLQAVLDKALARSPAERYAVATEFARDAESAVGGPAVPGTRVAEPVTTAATQLMDAEHALKAHRAKPAAPTAARPAVP; via the coding sequence GTGAAGACCTGCCCGGTGTGCGGCAAGGAGTATCCGGACACCTCCAAGTTCTGCCCGGTGGACGGCTCGACCCTGCGCGCCGCCAGCCCGACGGCGGACCTCGTCGGCCAGGTGGTCGCCGACCGCTACGCCATCATCAAGAAGCTCGGCGAGGGCGGGATGGGCGCGGTGTACCTCGGCGAGCACGTGAAGATGGGCCGCAAGAGCGCCATCAAGGTGATGAACCCGTCCATGGCGGCCGACCCCGACGCGATCAGCCGGTTCAACCGCGAGGCGTCCAACGCGAGCCGCATCTCGCACCCCAACGTCTGCCAGATCTACGACTTCGGCGAGACGCCCGAGGGCATCATCTACCTGGCGATGGAGTTCATCCAGGGCGCGGCGCTGACGGACATCATCGAGCGGGAGGGGGCCCTGCCCCCGCCGCGCGCGGTGCGGATCCTCCGCCAGTCGGCCGACGCGCTCGCCGCCGCGCACGACCTCGGCATCGTGCACCGCGATCTCAAGCCCGACAACATCATGATCGTCCAGGGCCGGGACGGCGCGGACATCGTGAAGGTGGTCGACTTCGGCATCGCGAAGGCGGTGGCGGGCGACGAGGCCGGGCAGAAGGTGACCAAGACGGGCCTGGTGGTCGGCACGCCGGAGTACATGAGCCCCGAGCAGCTATCGGGCGACAAGCTCGACGGCCGCAGTGACATCTACTCTCTGGGCCTGGTCTTCTACCGGATGCTCACCGGCGTGCTGCCGTTCCAGGCGGACAGCGCCCAGGAGACGATGATCAAGCGGCTCACGGACGAGCCGATGCCGCTCGCCGACGCTCGCCCGGACATCGCGTTCCCGCCCAAGCTGCAGGCGGTCCTGGACAAGGCGCTGGCGCGCTCGCCCGCCGAGCGCTACGCCGTCGCGACCGAGTTCGCGCGGGACGCCGAGAGCGCGGTGGGCGGACCGGCCGTGCCCGGCACGCGGGTCGCGGAGCCGGTGACGACGGCCGCGACCCAGCTCATGGACGCGGAGCACGCGCTCAAGGCGCACCGGGCCAAGCCCGCCGCGCCGACCGCGGCGCGGCCCGCGGTGCCG
- a CDS encoding FHA domain-containing protein, with protein sequence MITCAHCGRTNDPDSRYCMDCGKPLSASAMAMPAPSATGGMPATRVYAPAASGGRAGAATGPVCSSCRHPVDAAMAFCASCGAKLAAEAPAAAAAEVPGCPNCGAPIASADYKFCPICATPLGAGPRASGPHEPTKVFSPQRASRPPVELVLSGEDGAKGTRYPLVGEETTMGRTGADVAFADDVYLSPMHALFIWKEGQLRVRDLGSRNGTWIFLEGPHRLVDGDQILIGSQLLRFRRLGYPGPYAPDADATRRMGSLIPSADIASLSQLRVDGSVRDVFHLSPGRDVKLGRDSGDWTFPYDPSMSSLHAQIRSEDADFVLADAGSRNGVAVAARGDVALKKASRILVGDKLLVVEMT encoded by the coding sequence GTGATCACCTGTGCGCACTGTGGCCGGACCAACGATCCGGACTCCCGCTACTGCATGGACTGCGGCAAGCCCCTCTCCGCCTCGGCGATGGCGATGCCCGCGCCGTCGGCGACCGGGGGCATGCCCGCCACGCGGGTGTACGCCCCGGCGGCGAGCGGCGGCCGGGCCGGGGCCGCCACGGGGCCCGTGTGCTCCTCGTGCCGCCACCCGGTGGACGCCGCGATGGCGTTCTGCGCCTCGTGCGGGGCCAAGCTCGCGGCGGAGGCCCCGGCGGCCGCCGCCGCGGAGGTCCCCGGGTGCCCCAACTGCGGCGCCCCCATCGCCAGCGCCGACTACAAGTTCTGCCCGATCTGCGCGACGCCGCTCGGCGCCGGCCCGCGGGCCTCGGGCCCGCACGAGCCGACCAAGGTCTTCTCGCCCCAGCGGGCGTCGCGGCCGCCGGTCGAGCTGGTGCTCTCGGGGGAAGACGGCGCCAAGGGCACGCGCTATCCCCTGGTCGGCGAGGAGACGACCATGGGCCGCACCGGCGCGGACGTCGCCTTCGCCGACGACGTCTACCTGTCGCCGATGCACGCGCTGTTCATCTGGAAGGAGGGGCAGCTCCGGGTGCGCGATCTCGGCTCGCGCAACGGCACCTGGATCTTCCTCGAGGGCCCGCACCGCCTGGTGGACGGCGACCAGATCCTCATCGGGTCGCAGCTGCTGCGCTTCCGCCGGCTCGGCTACCCGGGGCCGTACGCGCCCGATGCGGACGCGACGCGCCGGATGGGCTCGCTGATCCCGAGCGCGGACATCGCGAGCCTGTCCCAGCTGCGCGTGGACGGCAGCGTGCGCGACGTGTTCCACCTCTCCCCGGGGCGCGACGTCAAGCTGGGCCGCGACTCGGGCGACTGGACCTTCCCGTACGATCCGTCGATGAGCTCGCTGCACGCGCAGATCCGGTCCGAGGACGCCGACTTCGTCCTCGCCGACGCGGGCAGCCGCAACGGCGTGGCGGTGGCCGCGCGCGGCGACGTGGCCCTGAAGAAGGCGTCGCGCATCCTGGTCGGGGACAAGCTGCTCGTGGTGGAGATGACGTGA
- a CDS encoding N-acetylmuramoyl-L-alanine amidase: protein MRLRRTPLLLVCLLSATGSVAVAAAQVVPATRPAALPPIEPVDGPLALTVVYPPADALIGAHDSSFLFGATGSGQASLTIDGTPVDVAPDGAFLAWLPLPDDTVAVFHLVAVKGEERAALDWRVRLPARFVPPAQPLWIDAASLRPRGEVWAVADEPLRVVARAAPGASVVVRLPDGRLFPLAPDTEVAGSYGPFERRPDRLAVQATVRYTGSVPAVPLGPGLPPLATPTMPADTGTGTAGAAVIAALGPDTLVTPLPVRVTLVDPAAMPVVVLDDDTAHTGKTRGAVVGSPLPHGTFDWFFAEGTPAAVDGRVGDQLRVRLSRESVAWVSLADVAAVLPAGAPPPETAVRLVRLTPRDSLVEARLNLEARVPFRVDEDERSVRVRLYGAQSDLDFVQYGGTDPLVRRVTWAQPAADECTVTFELAARVFGWRAHWEGADLVLQIRRPPAVDRARPLRGRTIAVDPGHPPQGATGPTGLREADANLAVALALRDLLQREGARVVMTRTADTALDLYERTALAEQADAEVLVSIHNNAFPDGVNPFVNSGTSTYYFLPRAARLALLTQAALVSELGLSNLGAARGNFALVRTTWMPAILTEGAFLMVPEQENALRTPAFQEAYARGIALGLQAFFRDLAEPGP, encoded by the coding sequence ATGCGGCTGCGCCGAACCCCCCTGCTCCTCGTCTGCCTCCTCTCCGCGACCGGAAGCGTCGCCGTCGCCGCGGCGCAGGTGGTTCCGGCTACGCGGCCCGCCGCCCTGCCGCCGATCGAGCCGGTGGACGGCCCGCTGGCGCTCACCGTCGTCTACCCGCCGGCGGACGCCCTGATCGGCGCCCACGACAGCTCGTTCCTGTTCGGGGCGACCGGGAGCGGCCAGGCCAGCCTCACCATCGACGGGACGCCCGTGGACGTGGCGCCGGACGGCGCCTTTCTCGCCTGGCTCCCCCTCCCGGACGACACCGTGGCCGTCTTCCACCTCGTGGCCGTGAAGGGCGAGGAGCGCGCCGCGCTCGACTGGCGGGTGCGGCTCCCCGCGCGGTTCGTGCCGCCCGCGCAGCCGCTGTGGATCGACGCCGCGTCGCTGCGGCCGCGCGGCGAGGTGTGGGCCGTGGCCGACGAGCCGCTCCGCGTCGTGGCGCGCGCCGCGCCCGGCGCGTCCGTCGTGGTGCGCCTGCCCGACGGGCGGCTGTTCCCGCTCGCGCCGGACACCGAGGTCGCGGGCTCGTACGGGCCGTTCGAGCGCCGCCCGGACCGGCTGGCCGTCCAGGCCACCGTGCGCTACACGGGCAGCGTGCCCGCCGTCCCGCTCGGCCCGGGGCTCCCGCCGCTCGCCACGCCGACGATGCCGGCCGACACCGGCACCGGCACGGCCGGGGCGGCGGTGATCGCCGCACTCGGCCCCGACACGCTCGTCACGCCGCTCCCGGTGCGCGTCACGCTGGTGGACCCCGCCGCGATGCCCGTCGTGGTCCTCGACGACGACACCGCGCACACCGGCAAGACGCGGGGCGCCGTGGTGGGCTCGCCCCTCCCGCACGGGACCTTCGACTGGTTCTTCGCCGAAGGCACGCCGGCGGCGGTGGACGGGCGGGTCGGCGACCAGCTGCGGGTGCGGCTGAGCCGGGAGTCGGTCGCGTGGGTGAGCCTGGCCGACGTCGCGGCGGTGCTGCCGGCGGGCGCGCCGCCTCCCGAAACCGCGGTGCGCCTGGTGCGGCTCACGCCCCGGGACTCGCTGGTCGAAGCGCGCCTCAACCTGGAAGCGCGGGTGCCGTTCCGCGTGGACGAGGACGAGCGCTCCGTGCGGGTGCGGCTGTACGGGGCGCAGTCCGACCTGGACTTCGTGCAGTACGGCGGCACCGATCCGCTGGTGCGCCGCGTGACCTGGGCGCAGCCCGCGGCGGACGAGTGCACCGTGACCTTCGAGCTGGCCGCGCGCGTGTTCGGCTGGCGCGCGCACTGGGAGGGCGCCGACCTGGTGCTCCAGATCCGGCGCCCGCCGGCCGTGGATCGCGCGCGGCCGCTGAGGGGGCGGACCATCGCCGTGGACCCCGGGCACCCGCCGCAGGGCGCCACGGGGCCCACGGGCCTGCGGGAGGCGGACGCGAACCTGGCCGTGGCCCTCGCGCTCCGGGACCTGCTCCAGCGCGAAGGCGCCCGGGTGGTGATGACGCGGACCGCCGACACCGCGCTCGACCTCTACGAGCGGACCGCGCTGGCCGAGCAGGCGGACGCAGAGGTCCTGGTGTCCATCCACAACAACGCGTTCCCCGACGGCGTGAACCCGTTCGTCAACAGCGGGACGAGCACCTACTACTTCCTTCCGCGCGCCGCGAGGCTGGCGTTGCTGACCCAGGCCGCGCTGGTGAGCGAGCTGGGGCTGAGCAACCTGGGGGCGGCCCGCGGCAACTTCGCGCTGGTGCGGACCACGTGGATGCCGGCCATCCTCACCGAGGGCGCGTTCCTGATGGTCCCCGAGCAGGAGAACGCCCTGCGCACGCCGGCCTTCCAGGAGGCGTACGCGCGCGGCATCGCGCTCGGCCTCCAGGCCTTCTTCCGCGATCTGGCGGAGCCGGGACCGTGA
- a CDS encoding GWxTD domain-containing protein — protein sequence MSPAPRLLCLAALLAASAGPARLAAQEPQDRARLDSLADAFARIPDSTTLLAMETTRIAYAKDHRDDPMVHLELGILAYHIAVVARSTKHYDDAAGEFEWASDLRPDWPTPWYWLGRAELAIGEARAIALENLREALGLDALSKAARAFARAAQVDPAYSRALVDLATTALRQRIAPRLDVAQRALRLAAGTAAGREPEVLLARGRVERELDQHDSALVAFRGYLAAGGDSGLGGLEVARTLALLGRSDSAVGEYFAASRRPLTPQARAAFRADLAWIATREELATYDALAADSVGRWLRRFWGERDVEDARRPGERLVEQFRRYAYARANFRLTTRHRHYDITDVYRDSAQAEFDDRGVVYLRHGEPDGRARYSDQYVEPNETWVYRRPPPETDLVFHFVAAGHVQDYKLVESLLDAYGFSTAVIFQSRQDVPTAVFGGLLSSRATISDLYQRLADQGTAGRGALLAEERRRGRQAIAVGTTTDSYALRFAHDLDPVVSAFVLADAERRPVLHVVFALPARALRSFPAPGGVGYPFEFRLIVYDSAYRRVAGLDTLRVFRNPTELPEGSYLTEQLALSVPAGDFHYHFVVEELQADAGALVHAEPIAVPRTDSGFSASDLVLGRIGSGLVLRRADGDVLLNPLSRFPRDGAVELYYELYGLPQGASVATRVSVQPAGGRSFFQRLFGRGRGANLEYSSVTGADGRARVRQQIVLSGLSPGRYVLGLDLEDVATHQRLRREQTFEITTSRAP from the coding sequence ATGAGCCCGGCGCCGCGTCTGCTGTGCCTCGCGGCCCTCCTCGCCGCTTCCGCCGGGCCGGCGCGCCTGGCGGCGCAGGAGCCTCAGGATCGCGCGCGGCTCGACTCCCTCGCCGACGCCTTCGCCCGGATCCCCGACTCGACGACGCTGCTCGCGATGGAGACGACGCGCATCGCGTACGCGAAGGACCACCGCGACGATCCGATGGTCCATTTGGAGCTGGGAATCCTGGCCTACCACATCGCCGTGGTGGCCCGGAGCACGAAGCACTACGACGACGCGGCCGGCGAGTTCGAGTGGGCCTCGGACCTCCGGCCGGACTGGCCGACCCCGTGGTACTGGCTGGGGCGCGCGGAGCTGGCCATCGGCGAGGCCCGCGCCATCGCTCTCGAGAACCTGCGCGAGGCGCTCGGCCTCGACGCGCTGTCCAAGGCCGCGCGGGCCTTCGCCCGCGCCGCGCAGGTGGACCCCGCGTACTCCCGCGCGCTGGTGGACCTCGCGACGACCGCCCTGCGGCAGCGGATCGCGCCGCGGCTCGACGTGGCGCAGCGCGCGCTGCGGCTCGCGGCGGGAACGGCGGCGGGCCGCGAGCCGGAGGTGCTCCTGGCGCGCGGCCGCGTCGAGCGGGAGCTGGACCAGCACGACTCCGCGCTCGTCGCCTTCCGGGGCTACCTCGCCGCCGGCGGCGACAGCGGCCTCGGCGGGCTCGAGGTCGCGCGCACCCTCGCCCTGCTGGGCCGGTCCGACTCCGCGGTGGGGGAGTACTTCGCCGCGTCGCGGCGCCCCCTCACGCCGCAGGCGCGCGCCGCCTTCCGCGCGGACCTCGCGTGGATCGCCACCCGCGAGGAGCTGGCGACGTACGACGCGCTGGCAGCGGACTCGGTCGGGCGGTGGCTGCGCCGGTTCTGGGGCGAGCGCGACGTCGAGGACGCGCGGCGCCCCGGGGAGCGGCTGGTCGAGCAGTTCCGGCGCTACGCATACGCGCGGGCCAACTTCCGCCTCACCACGCGCCACCGCCACTACGACATCACCGACGTGTACCGCGACAGCGCGCAGGCGGAGTTCGACGACCGCGGCGTCGTCTACCTGCGTCACGGCGAGCCGGACGGCCGGGCGCGCTACTCCGACCAGTACGTCGAGCCCAACGAGACGTGGGTGTACCGGCGCCCGCCGCCGGAGACGGACCTGGTGTTCCACTTCGTGGCGGCGGGTCACGTGCAGGACTACAAGCTGGTGGAGAGCCTGCTGGACGCGTACGGCTTCAGCACGGCCGTGATCTTCCAGTCCCGCCAGGACGTCCCCACCGCGGTGTTCGGGGGCCTGCTGAGTTCGCGCGCCACCATCTCGGACCTCTACCAGCGCCTGGCGGACCAGGGCACCGCCGGACGCGGCGCGCTGCTCGCCGAGGAGCGGCGGCGCGGCCGGCAGGCCATCGCGGTCGGCACCACGACGGATTCGTACGCGCTGCGCTTCGCGCACGACCTCGATCCCGTCGTGTCCGCCTTCGTCCTGGCCGACGCCGAGCGGCGTCCCGTGCTGCACGTGGTGTTCGCGCTCCCCGCGCGGGCGCTGCGCTCCTTCCCGGCGCCCGGCGGCGTCGGATACCCGTTCGAGTTCCGGCTGATCGTGTACGACTCGGCGTACCGCCGGGTCGCCGGCCTCGACACCCTGCGCGTGTTCCGCAACCCGACCGAGCTGCCCGAAGGCAGCTACCTGACGGAGCAGCTCGCGCTGAGCGTGCCGGCGGGCGACTTCCACTACCACTTCGTGGTGGAGGAGCTGCAGGCCGACGCGGGAGCCCTGGTGCACGCCGAGCCGATCGCGGTGCCGCGCACCGACAGCGGGTTCTCGGCGAGCGACCTGGTGCTGGGGCGGATCGGCAGCGGGCTGGTGCTGCGGCGGGCGGACGGCGACGTCCTCCTCAACCCGCTGTCGCGATTCCCGCGCGACGGCGCCGTCGAGCTGTACTACGAGCTGTACGGACTGCCGCAGGGCGCGAGCGTCGCGACCCGCGTGAGCGTGCAGCCCGCGGGCGGCCGCTCGTTCTTCCAGCGGCTGTTCGGCCGGGGGCGCGGCGCGAACCTCGAGTACAGCTCGGTCACCGGCGCGGACGGGCGGGCCCGCGTGCGGCAGCAGATCGTGCTGAGCGGCCTCTCGCCCGGCCGCTACGTGCTGGGGCTCGACCTCGAGGACGTCGCCACGCACCAGCGGCTGCGGCGCGAGCAGACCTTCGAGATCACGACCTCCCGAGCGCCTTGA
- a CDS encoding protein kinase, translating to MFCSRCGHQVDSSVKYCPNCGLDVTAVTQGGAAGTAAQPAADDSTAVRDALKDEYELEKELGRGGMAIVYKARDKALEREVAIKVLPFSLSFDAEFVERFQREARTSAKLEHPNIIPIYRVGKSGRVIYFVMKFLRGKPLSSVISARGALPVPEIKRLLIEACRALGYAHKHGIVHRDIKPDNIMFDELGQAIVTDFGIAKAQSGARLTGTGMAIGTPHYMSPEQARAQTLDGRSDVYSLGVVGYQCLTGHVPFDGEDSFSIGYKHIMEELPTPPLETAEQRDLFAIIQRMMAKKPDDRFQTAEELVASLEGSGGVAAAMSADVATRPTESLRPLSGVATIASQATTPLPRASGSMPKPPASPAATSAEAARAAKPKPRPPRPAPAKSSRGPLLAVGGLVVVVAALAAYYFLVLHKAPASVASADTNHVAAVAPDSAKAPAARPESTGAAAVTPAPPPAQPAAKEPAPAQPAAQPAQPPAHPATTRPTPRRERPGHKAPPAVASATPARPGAPPDCEAGLVSIQNPNRACWDSKPVAQFTPAVGVPASCTSPSLPLLTLNVHVSRTGDVLQAVPASRPSPCTAFQAQVLAQALDFHFSPARKGGQPVSAWVQVVIRPAHQ from the coding sequence ATGTTCTGTTCCCGGTGCGGTCACCAGGTCGATTCGTCGGTCAAGTACTGTCCGAACTGCGGGCTCGACGTGACCGCCGTCACGCAGGGCGGCGCGGCCGGCACGGCCGCGCAGCCGGCGGCCGACGACTCGACGGCGGTCCGCGACGCGTTGAAGGACGAGTACGAGCTGGAGAAGGAGCTGGGCCGCGGCGGGATGGCGATCGTCTACAAGGCGCGCGACAAGGCGCTGGAGCGCGAGGTCGCGATCAAGGTCCTGCCGTTCTCGCTCTCGTTCGACGCCGAATTCGTCGAGCGGTTCCAGCGCGAGGCGCGCACCTCCGCCAAGCTCGAGCACCCGAACATCATTCCCATCTACCGGGTCGGCAAGTCGGGCCGGGTCATCTACTTCGTGATGAAGTTCCTGCGCGGCAAGCCGCTGTCGAGCGTCATCTCGGCGCGCGGAGCACTGCCGGTGCCGGAGATCAAGCGGCTGCTCATCGAGGCGTGTCGGGCGCTGGGGTACGCGCACAAGCACGGGATCGTGCACCGCGACATCAAGCCCGACAACATCATGTTCGACGAGCTGGGCCAGGCCATCGTGACCGACTTCGGCATCGCGAAGGCGCAGTCCGGCGCCCGGCTCACCGGCACGGGCATGGCCATCGGCACGCCGCACTACATGAGCCCCGAGCAGGCGCGGGCGCAGACCCTGGACGGCCGGAGCGACGTGTACTCCCTCGGCGTGGTCGGCTACCAGTGCCTCACCGGCCACGTGCCGTTCGACGGCGAGGACAGCTTCTCCATCGGGTACAAGCACATCATGGAGGAGCTGCCGACGCCGCCGCTGGAGACCGCCGAGCAGCGCGACCTGTTCGCCATCATCCAGCGGATGATGGCCAAGAAGCCCGACGACCGGTTTCAGACCGCCGAGGAGCTGGTCGCGTCGCTGGAGGGCAGTGGGGGCGTCGCGGCCGCGATGTCGGCCGACGTCGCGACCCGGCCCACCGAGTCGCTGCGGCCGCTGAGCGGCGTGGCGACGATCGCCTCGCAGGCCACCACGCCCCTGCCGCGTGCCTCGGGCTCGATGCCCAAGCCGCCGGCCTCCCCGGCCGCGACGAGCGCGGAGGCCGCCAGGGCCGCCAAGCCCAAGCCGCGGCCGCCGCGGCCCGCGCCCGCGAAGTCGAGCCGGGGGCCGCTGCTGGCGGTCGGCGGGCTGGTGGTCGTCGTCGCGGCGCTCGCGGCCTACTACTTCCTGGTGCTCCACAAGGCCCCGGCGAGCGTCGCCTCCGCCGATACGAACCACGTCGCCGCGGTGGCGCCGGACAGCGCCAAGGCCCCGGCCGCGCGGCCGGAGAGCACCGGCGCCGCGGCGGTGACGCCGGCGCCCCCGCCTGCCCAGCCCGCGGCGAAGGAGCCGGCGCCGGCCCAACCGGCCGCGCAGCCCGCGCAGCCGCCGGCACACCCCGCCACGACTCGGCCGACGCCGCGGCGCGAGCGGCCCGGGCACAAGGCGCCGCCCGCGGTCGCCTCGGCGACGCCGGCCAGGCCCGGCGCTCCGCCCGACTGCGAGGCGGGCCTGGTGAGCATCCAGAACCCGAACCGCGCGTGCTGGGACTCCAAGCCCGTCGCGCAGTTCACGCCCGCCGTCGGGGTGCCGGCGAGCTGCACCAGCCCCTCGCTGCCGCTGCTCACCCTGAACGTGCACGTGTCGCGCACCGGCGATGTGCTCCAGGCCGTGCCGGCCTCGCGGCCGTCGCCGTGCACCGCGTTCCAGGCCCAGGTGCTCGCCCAGGCCCTGGATTTCCACTTCAGCCCCGCCCGCAAGGGCGGCCAGCCCGTGAGCGCATGGGTCCAGGTGGTCATTCGCCCCGCGCACCAGTAG
- a CDS encoding gamma carbonic anhydrase family protein, producing MGDVRLGPESSVWYQCVLRGDIDAITLGARSDVQDLTMVHVDEGVPCTIGAGVGIGHRCILHGCTIEDDCLIGMGSILLNGVHVGTGSVIGAGAVVPEGMRIPPGSLVMGVPAKVRRPVDDALRSRIRLTVEHYVALARLHAEGRFARPLP from the coding sequence ATGGGCGACGTGCGCCTCGGGCCCGAGTCGAGCGTCTGGTACCAGTGCGTGCTGCGGGGCGACATCGACGCCATCACGCTGGGCGCGCGCTCCGACGTCCAGGACCTCACCATGGTGCACGTGGACGAGGGGGTGCCCTGCACGATCGGCGCCGGCGTCGGGATCGGCCACCGCTGCATCCTCCACGGCTGCACCATCGAAGACGACTGCCTGATCGGAATGGGGAGCATCCTGCTCAACGGCGTGCACGTCGGCACGGGCTCGGTGATCGGCGCGGGGGCCGTGGTACCCGAGGGGATGCGCATCCCGCCAGGCTCGCTCGTGATGGGCGTGCCGGCCAAGGTGCGGCGGCCGGTGGACGACGCGCTCCGCTCCCGCATCCGGCTGACGGTCGAGCACTACGTGGCGCTGGCGCGTCTGCACGCCGAAGGACGCTTCGCCAGGCCGCTGCCGTGA